In Caballeronia sp. SBC1, the DNA window CCAATCCGAATGTGGCCGCAGCGGTTGCCCGGCATGACGAAGCCAGCGCTTACCTTCAGGAAGCGCGTTCGGGGCTGTTTCCCACTATTGGCGCCGAAGCCGATGTTTCGAGGCAACGGCAGTCGGATAACCGGCCGTTGCGCGGGACGGGCCAGCCTTCGACTTACAACACGGCAAACGCCGACATGAGTATTGGCTATGACCTTGATTTGTGGGGCAAGGTGCGCAACCAGGTCAGCGCGGGCCGCTCGCAAGAGGAAGCCAGTGCTGACGATCTCGAGTCGTTGCGCCTCAGTCTTCAGGCAAGCCTCGCGTCGACCTATTTCGAGCTGCGCGGCCTCGATCAGCGCGCCAAGCTGCTCAACGACACCATCGACACGTATACGCGCGCGCTGAAACTGACCGTCAGCCGTCACAACGGCGGCCTGGCTTCCGGCATGGATGTATCGAGGGCGCAGACGCAACTCGCTTCCGCGCGTGCCGCCGCCGACGATACCCAGGCGAGCCGCGCGCTGCTCGAGCATGCGATTGCGACGCTCACGGGAACGCCGGCATCGTCGTTCTCCTTGCCGCCGGACGTTGCGTTCAACTATCTGCCCCACGTACCAACCGGGCTGCCGGCAACGCTCTTGGAGCGCAGGCCGGATATCGCGGCCGCTGAGCGGCGCGTGGCCGCCGCGAACGCAAAGATCGGCGTGGCGAAGGCCGCGTTCTACCCTGACATTTCACTCGGCCTGGATGGCGGATATCAAAGCGATACGTTCTCGCCCTGGCTCGCGGCGCCCAACGAAATCTGGTCGGTGGGACCGCAGTTGCTGTTCACGATCTTCGATGGCGGCAAGCGCAGCGCGGCCGTGGCGAATTCGCGGGCGCAACTTGCGGAGAATGGCGCGAAGTACCGGCAGACCGTGCTTGTGGCGTTCCAGCAGGTCGAGGACGGTCTCGCGCTGCTGCATTATCTCGGCGACGAATCGGTCAACGAAGATCAGGCGTTGAGCGCCGCGCAGCAAACGCTCGCGCTGGCGACGTCGCAGTATCGGGATGGTGTGGTGAGCTATCTGGATGTCGTCACGGCCCAAACCACCGAGTTGACCGCGCAAATCTCGTCGCTGGACCTGCGTACGCGGCAGCTGACGGCTTCGGTGTCCCTGATCCAGGCGTTGGGTGGGGGATGGACCAGGAAGCCCGCCTGAGGCTTGTTTCAGCCGCAGAAGTAAAAAACGCCGCCGGGGTGAAGTTCAACCCCGGCGGCGTTTCTACATCGTTCCCTGTTCGGGATGGATCAGAAGCGGTGACGGATACCCGCTGCCACCACTGCCTGCTTGCCGTTAGACGACGCAGCCAGGTTATAGATCGACGCGTTGCCCAATGCGTTCACACCCGTTGCGCCGGTCGCGTGCTGGTAGACGCCTTCGAGGTAGACGTCGGTACGGCGGCTCAGCGAGTAGTCCGCTTGCAGCATGAACGCATTCCATTTCGGCGAGAGGCTCGACGTAGCGGTGTCGAACTTGCCGTCGGTGAACGTGTACGAACCGCCTAGCGTCAATGCCGGTGTCAGCGCATAGCGTGCGTTCAGTTCGTAGTTGTTGAACGTGAGCTTGTTGCCCGCAAGCGCCGCGTAAGAACCGCCCTGCGAGATCTCGCTCGGGTCGTCGAGTGTCGTGCGCGTGAACACCGCGCCGATCGTCGCAGCACCAATGACGTACCGCGCACCGGCGCCCATGATGCGCTGGCGGCCACCGACGAGCGTTGCGTCGCCGTCGCCGCTCGAGAGCGCGCCACCGGTGTTGGCCGGCGGCGTGACACCGCCCGGATTGTTAGCCTGGAAGTACGCTGCAGCAAGGCTCAAAGGACCATTGTTATACGACGCGCCCGCCGTGTAGGCGTTGTTGTTGCTAAAGCCATTCGATGAATTGCTGAATGCGTATGCACCGCCGAACACGAGCCCGCCGTAGTTCACGCTGCGAAACTTCACCGCATTGTTCATGCGGAAGTCGTTGTTCAGGTTGTCGTTGTCGAACGGGTGATCGGCTATGTTGCCGCCGAAGCCCGAACCGGTTGCCGACAAGGGCGCCACGAAGTCCACCATGGAGTCGTATTGGCGTCCCAGCGTAACGGTTCCGTAAGCGGAGCTTGAAATACCGACCCATGCCTGACGCCCGAACTCGTCGCCGCCGTTCGAGAACTTGCCGTTGTCGATGTTAAAACCGTTCTCGAGGTCGAACACGGCCGCGAGACCGCCACCGAGATCCTCCGTGCCTTTCAGGCCCCAGCGATTCGTACTCACGTTACCGCTTTGCAAGCCCCACGCGGCATTGCCACCCGTTGCGGCTTTCTGGTTGGAAATATAGTCGATACCCGTATCAAGTGTGCCGTACAGGGTAACGCTGCTTTGTGCGTTCGCGGCTTGAGAGACCGCGGCCGCGATCAGGCTCAAGGAGGCGATCAACGCTTTATTCATGTGTGCAATTCCAGGATGATGCGGCTGCTGTTCCGCTCCCCGGCAAGGCGGAGACAGGATGGCGAAGTGCAGCCGCCCGACTCGCCATGCGGACCGGGGCAAATTTAGGCGGCTGGCATGACGTGGACGTGTCGGAATCGCGCTACTTCATGAAGAATAATTTATAAAGCAGATACCAAATATTTAACTTAGTTATCCGATGTTATTTGATCGGACTTTTTACGTTTCATGAACTGCTCTACATGAACAACTCTTCATGTTTGAGCGTCTTTCCCGACAGGGCCGACTCGTTAATCTGTATTCACCGGACAACGATCACACCGCTGCATCGAAGCCCGGACACTCATTAAACGGACTTTTAGGAAAGCACCATGAAGACCATGATGATCGCCCTTGCTTTTGCCGGCCTGGCAGCCACCACGGGCTCGGCCTTTGCCCAGAGCACGGCGCCCGCTCAGGTAGCCCCTCAGGCACCCGCCCCCACCCTTCTTGCGCAGACAGATCAATGGGTACCCCCGGATGGACAAACCATTGAGCCCAAAACACGCGCGGAGGTTTATCAAGACCTCGTGAAGTCCGAGCAGGATGGTCAACTCGATTACTTGAACCGCACGTTGTACTGGCATCACTAGGCATGATGCATTGATTGCCGCTGGCCGCTGGCCGGGACGGATGGAACGCACTTGTGTGTAACGACCGCTCCCGGTTTCTCCGCCGCGGCTTCAAGCATTCATTCAAGCCTTCCGTCACGCACTGCCGGCGCACATCCTGATTCGCCGCAATGCGGACGCTCAAACCATAGATTCGAGTTACAGGCGTTTTCGCCAAGGTGATGCAATGAGCCGGTTAAGACGCATACTCTCTTCCTTACGTTTGCCGCTGTGCGCGTTGGCGTTGGGCCTTTCACTGGCCGGTTGCGCGTCAATGCAAGGCGCATCGACTGATCCTAACGCTTGTGTTGGTCCAGTGGATTACTGCCAGCCCTTCTTCGGTTCCTGATCTCCCCCAATGCATACGTAACGTGAGCGCGATGCTCCCTGACGGGAGCATCGCGCTTTATGCATTTCCAACCTTACCTATTTCCAACGCTCGATCGAGCAACGGAAAAGGCGAGAACAGGCGGCAGTTGTGCCGTGCTGATCTGATAACCGAAGCGGCTGACGGTTTCAAGACGTGCACCGAAGGTATGCAACTCAAGTTTGCGGCGCAGCCGCGAAACAACCAGGTTCACGCTCGACGGGTCCACGACGTCCTTGTCAGGCCACGCATACCGAATCAACTGGTCGCGCGCGACGGGGGCATCGGGCTGGCGCAACAGCGACTCAATCAACAAGAACTCGCGCTTGGTCAGGGGGAAACGCTTGTCTCCTTCCACCAGCTCCCGCGTGAGCGGATCCAGCCTCAGCGAAAGGTCAAGCGTGG includes these proteins:
- a CDS encoding efflux transporter outer membrane subunit is translated as MVKRRLLIAVACAVALNACSFAPTYKVPATAIPTTFKEAGPWQPAKPADRIPRDSWWTMYRDPVLSWLEAKIATANPNVAAAVARHDEASAYLQEARSGLFPTIGAEADVSRQRQSDNRPLRGTGQPSTYNTANADMSIGYDLDLWGKVRNQVSAGRSQEEASADDLESLRLSLQASLASTYFELRGLDQRAKLLNDTIDTYTRALKLTVSRHNGGLASGMDVSRAQTQLASARAAADDTQASRALLEHAIATLTGTPASSFSLPPDVAFNYLPHVPTGLPATLLERRPDIAAAERRVAAANAKIGVAKAAFYPDISLGLDGGYQSDTFSPWLAAPNEIWSVGPQLLFTIFDGGKRSAAVANSRAQLAENGAKYRQTVLVAFQQVEDGLALLHYLGDESVNEDQALSAAQQTLALATSQYRDGVVSYLDVVTAQTTELTAQISSLDLRTRQLTASVSLIQALGGGWTRKPA
- a CDS encoding porin, whose protein sequence is MNKALIASLSLIAAAVSQAANAQSSVTLYGTLDTGIDYISNQKAATGGNAAWGLQSGNVSTNRWGLKGTEDLGGGLAAVFDLENGFNIDNGKFSNGGDEFGRQAWVGISSSAYGTVTLGRQYDSMVDFVAPLSATGSGFGGNIADHPFDNDNLNNDFRMNNAVKFRSVNYGGLVFGGAYAFSNSSNGFSNNNAYTAGASYNNGPLSLAAAYFQANNPGGVTPPANTGGALSSGDGDATLVGGRQRIMGAGARYVIGAATIGAVFTRTTLDDPSEISQGGSYAALAGNKLTFNNYELNARYALTPALTLGGSYTFTDGKFDTATSSLSPKWNAFMLQADYSLSRRTDVYLEGVYQHATGATGVNALGNASIYNLAASSNGKQAVVAAGIRHRF
- a CDS encoding DUF4148 domain-containing protein yields the protein MKTMMIALAFAGLAATTGSAFAQSTAPAQVAPQAPAPTLLAQTDQWVPPDGQTIEPKTRAEVYQDLVKSEQDGQLDYLNRTLYWHH